One Pseudomonadota bacterium genomic window carries:
- a CDS encoding DUF2924 domain-containing protein — MTMTDTILARLAALKTTPTPDLKKQWRELFDTEAPPYNRRFLESRLAYRIQELAHGGLKPATVERLEALGEQLDGGNIVLRRIRADDKPIAGTRLIREWQGVEHTVTVLNDGYEWQGRPYRSLSAIARAITGTRWNGWVFFGLKNRRGQA, encoded by the coding sequence ATGACCATGACGGACACCATCCTGGCTCGGCTAGCCGCGTTGAAGACCACGCCGACGCCCGACCTCAAGAAGCAGTGGCGCGAACTTTTCGACACGGAGGCACCACCTTACAATCGGCGCTTCCTCGAAAGCCGGCTCGCCTACCGAATCCAAGAGCTGGCCCATGGTGGTTTGAAACCGGCGACCGTCGAACGCCTCGAAGCTCTGGGCGAGCAGCTCGACGGCGGCAACATCGTGCTGCGCCGGATCCGCGCCGACGACAAGCCGATCGCCGGCACGCGGCTGATCCGCGAATGGCAGGGCGTCGAGCACACCGTCACGGTGCTGAACGACGGTTATGAATGGCAGGGGCGCCCTTACCGCTCGCTCTCCGCCATCGCGCGCGCCATCACCGGCACGCGCTGGAACGGTTGGGTCTTTTTCGGCCTCAAGAACCGGCGAGGCCAAGCATGA
- a CDS encoding helix-turn-helix domain-containing protein, whose amino-acid sequence MTNHVTGRVLKRAALARRTGCNLETIRYYEKIDMMPEPPRTASGYRVYDETHVARLRFILRARELGFSIEEIRGLLALVDGGTHTCSEVKERTERHLAEVRTKIADLKRIEKVLATTAAQCSGEQVPECPVLEALSG is encoded by the coding sequence ATGACCAATCACGTTACCGGGAGGGTACTGAAGCGCGCGGCGCTGGCTCGGCGTACGGGCTGCAACCTGGAAACAATCCGCTACTACGAGAAGATCGATATGATGCCGGAGCCGCCGCGCACGGCGTCTGGCTACCGCGTCTATGACGAGACGCATGTGGCGCGGCTGCGTTTCATTCTGCGGGCGCGGGAGCTTGGCTTCTCCATTGAGGAAATCCGCGGCCTGCTCGCGCTTGTCGATGGCGGCACTCATACCTGCTCGGAGGTGAAGGAACGGACCGAGCGACATCTCGCCGAGGTGCGCACGAAGATTGCCGACCTGAAGCGAATCGAGAAGGTGCTGGCGACGACGGCGGCCCAGTGTTCCGGCGAGCAGGTGCCTGAGTGTCCGGTATTGGAGGCACTATCGGGCTGA
- a CDS encoding mercuric transporter MerT family protein: MNSTRTETQALQGDSEANNRRGWFAAGGVIGGVLASTCCIAPLVLLTLGISGAWIGTLTALEPYKPYFAVVALIFIGLGFRQVYFKAKRVCVDGSYCAKPQSALITKTALWIATVLVVLALTIDWWAPFFY; encoded by the coding sequence ATGAACTCAACGCGAACGGAAACCCAGGCGCTGCAAGGCGACAGCGAGGCGAACAACCGGAGAGGCTGGTTCGCCGCTGGCGGCGTCATCGGCGGCGTCCTGGCCTCGACCTGCTGCATCGCGCCGCTGGTGCTGCTGACGCTGGGAATCTCTGGCGCCTGGATCGGCACGCTCACGGCGCTGGAGCCCTACAAGCCGTACTTCGCCGTCGTGGCGCTCATCTTCATTGGGCTTGGCTTCCGGCAAGTCTACTTCAAGGCGAAGCGTGTCTGCGTGGACGGCTCCTACTGCGCCAAACCCCAATCCGCTCTCATCACCAAGACCGCTCTCTGGATCGCGACCGTGTTGGTCGTTCTAGCGCTGACGATCGACTGGTGGGCGCCGTTTTTCTACTAA
- a CDS encoding heavy metal-associated domain-containing protein, with translation MKRPLILAATLLAVGGLGALGLTAIPSVSAQTAAIQIAAAQSATFAVENMTCALCPVTVKKAMEKVTGVQSVQIDFAARTATVVFDPAVTSVEAIAAASADAGYPAEVRG, from the coding sequence ATGAAACGACCACTTATCCTCGCCGCCACACTGCTTGCCGTGGGCGGGCTCGGCGCTCTGGGCCTGACGGCGATCCCATCCGTTTCCGCTCAAACCGCAGCCATTCAGATCGCCGCCGCACAATCGGCGACATTCGCGGTGGAGAACATGACCTGCGCGCTCTGCCCGGTCACGGTGAAAAAGGCCATGGAGAAGGTGACCGGCGTGCAGTCGGTTCAGATCGATTTCGCCGCCAGAACGGCGACCGTCGTCTTCGACCCGGCCGTGACGTCCGTTGAAGCCATAGCCGCCGCTTCGGCCGACGCAGGCTATCCGGCGGAGGTCAGAGGCTGA
- the merF gene encoding mercury resistance system transport protein MerF, which yields MKDATIVKTGIVGSVIAAICCATPVLVIALGAVGLSAWLGWIDYVLLPTLAVFLAMTVYGLWQRQRAAACCANETQTTKESA from the coding sequence ATGAAGGATGCGACCATCGTCAAAACGGGCATCGTCGGCTCTGTCATCGCCGCCATCTGCTGCGCAACGCCGGTTCTAGTGATCGCGCTTGGCGCTGTCGGGCTGTCCGCCTGGCTCGGCTGGATCGATTATGTGCTGCTGCCAACGCTCGCAGTCTTTCTGGCCATGACGGTTTATGGACTCTGGCAGAGGCAACGTGCGGCAGCCTGTTGCGCAAACGAAACGCAAACCACCAAGGAAAGCGCCTGA
- the merA gene encoding mercury(II) reductase, producing MADCCTTDGKKNTYDLAVIGAGSAGFSAAITAAEHGASVALIGHGTIGGTCVNVGCVPSKTMIRAAEALHGARAAGRFPGISGEATVNDWRSLIAAKDDLVSTLRQKKYADLLPEYDGITYLEGAARLNGAGVLVEGGPVAADKIIIATGGRPAVPPIPGIETVAYLTSTTLLELEKLPRSLIVIGGGYIGAELAQMMARMGVAVTVVCRSRLLPQVEPEVSDALAAAFRAEGITLHCGITYDACREDETGVTVCVEEDGDLVELTAERLLVATGRAPNTEQLGIKEAGIEQDRRGAVVVDDHMRTSRPGVYAAGDVTNRDQFVYMAAFGAKLAALNALNGDSLRYDNAAMPWVVFTDPQVAGVGLGEVAAREAGFEVKTLVLPLDQVPRALAARDTRGLIKLVADAKSDRLLGGQILAPEGADSIQTLAMAVKFGMTAKALGETIFPYLTTVEGLKLAAQTFDKDVAKLSCCAG from the coding sequence ATGGCCGATTGCTGCACGACTGACGGAAAGAAGAACACCTACGACCTCGCCGTCATCGGTGCGGGCTCGGCAGGCTTTTCAGCGGCCATCACTGCGGCTGAGCACGGGGCGAGCGTCGCCCTGATCGGCCACGGCACCATCGGCGGGACCTGCGTCAATGTCGGCTGCGTGCCGTCGAAGACCATGATCCGCGCCGCCGAGGCTCTGCACGGCGCGCGGGCGGCGGGGCGGTTTCCGGGGATTTCCGGCGAAGCAACAGTGAACGACTGGCGCAGCCTGATCGCCGCCAAGGACGACCTCGTCTCGACGCTGCGGCAGAAGAAGTACGCCGACCTGCTGCCCGAGTACGACGGGATTACCTATTTGGAGGGCGCGGCGCGATTGAACGGCGCCGGCGTCCTCGTCGAAGGCGGCCCTGTCGCCGCCGACAAGATCATCATCGCCACGGGCGGACGACCTGCCGTGCCGCCGATTCCCGGCATCGAGACCGTGGCCTACCTGACCAGCACGACACTGCTGGAACTGGAGAAGCTGCCCAGGAGCCTGATCGTCATCGGCGGCGGGTATATCGGCGCGGAGCTTGCCCAGATGATGGCGCGCATGGGCGTTGCGGTCACCGTCGTCTGTCGCTCCCGTCTGTTGCCGCAGGTGGAGCCAGAAGTCTCCGACGCGCTGGCTGCGGCCTTTCGCGCCGAAGGCATCACGCTCCATTGCGGCATCACCTACGATGCCTGCCGCGAGGATGAAACCGGCGTCACGGTGTGCGTCGAGGAGGACGGCGATCTCGTCGAACTGACGGCGGAGCGCCTTCTGGTGGCGACGGGCCGCGCCCCCAACACCGAGCAGCTCGGCATCAAGGAGGCGGGTATCGAGCAGGACCGCCGCGGCGCCGTCGTCGTCGATGATCACATGCGCACGTCCCGGCCGGGCGTCTACGCCGCGGGCGACGTGACGAACCGCGACCAGTTCGTCTACATGGCCGCTTTTGGGGCAAAGTTGGCTGCCCTCAATGCTCTCAACGGCGACAGCTTGCGTTACGACAATGCCGCCATGCCCTGGGTGGTATTTACTGATCCTCAGGTGGCGGGGGTCGGCCTCGGCGAGGTCGCGGCCAGAGAAGCGGGCTTTGAGGTCAAGACCTTGGTCCTCCCGCTCGACCAGGTGCCGCGTGCGCTGGCCGCCCGCGACACACGCGGGCTCATCAAGCTGGTGGCAGATGCGAAGAGCGACCGCTTGCTCGGCGGCCAGATCCTTGCACCCGAGGGCGCAGACAGCATTCAGACGCTGGCCATGGCGGTCAAGTTCGGCATGACCGCAAAGGCACTGGGCGAGACGATCTTCCCGTACCTGACCACGGTCGAGGGGCTGAAGCTCGCTGCCCAGACCTTCGATAAGGATGTAGCCAAGCTTTCCTGCTGTGCCGGGTGA
- a CDS encoding ATP-binding protein, with translation MALRIVSADERLSAAGAKTTMAIFGPSGVGKTSLLKSLPPAETLCIDLEAGMKSVQDWRGDSIPVRTFADALDIGCLVGGVNPSADPSGFFSEAHYQHLRESYPDLVQMIAGKRIIFVDSITDLTRQAMAWAKTRPEAFSDKTGKPDTRGAYGLLAREVIGLLKHLQHASGKTVIFVGILERVTDEFNRTTWQPQMEGGKAGRELPGIVDQVITMSLFARDGDGWRHEPERGEDRRLVCRAGNPFGLPAKDRSGRLDVTEPPDLGALLSKINATPKG, from the coding sequence ATGGCGCTGCGCATCGTCAGCGCCGACGAACGGCTGTCCGCGGCCGGCGCCAAGACCACCATGGCGATCTTCGGTCCGAGCGGTGTCGGCAAGACGTCCTTGCTGAAATCGCTGCCGCCGGCCGAGACGCTCTGCATCGACCTCGAGGCAGGCATGAAGTCCGTCCAGGACTGGCGCGGCGACAGCATTCCGGTGCGCACCTTCGCCGATGCCCTCGACATCGGCTGTCTCGTCGGCGGGGTCAATCCGTCGGCCGACCCGAGCGGCTTCTTCTCCGAGGCGCATTACCAGCATCTCAGGGAAAGCTATCCGGATCTCGTTCAGATGATCGCGGGCAAGCGCATCATCTTCGTCGACTCGATCACCGACCTCACGCGCCAGGCCATGGCCTGGGCGAAGACCCGGCCCGAGGCCTTCTCCGACAAGACCGGCAAACCCGACACCCGCGGCGCCTACGGGCTGCTCGCCCGCGAAGTCATCGGCCTGCTCAAGCATCTGCAGCACGCCTCCGGAAAGACCGTGATCTTCGTCGGCATCCTTGAGCGCGTCACCGACGAGTTTAACCGCACGACCTGGCAGCCGCAGATGGAAGGCGGCAAGGCCGGCCGCGAGCTTCCCGGCATCGTCGATCAGGTCATCACCATGAGCCTGTTCGCGCGCGACGGGGACGGCTGGCGGCATGAGCCCGAGCGCGGCGAAGACCGCCGCCTCGTCTGCCGCGCCGGCAATCCCTTCGGCCTGCCGGCGAAGGATCGCAGCGGCCGTCTCGATGTCACCGAGCCGCCCGACCTCGGCGCGCTGCTCTCCAAGATCAACGCAACCCCGAAAGGATGA
- a CDS encoding DUF6511 domain-containing protein, with translation MIDKTDMETRAIKEARRFFAETLTELDLMAPFYDRKPEEIDRIIEACVDGFQESMQRQAAARDPLDDPLPL, from the coding sequence ATGATCGACAAGACCGACATGGAGACCCGAGCGATCAAGGAGGCGCGCCGGTTTTTCGCCGAGACGCTCACCGAGCTCGACCTGATGGCGCCGTTCTACGACCGGAAGCCGGAAGAGATCGATCGCATCATCGAAGCCTGCGTCGACGGGTTTCAGGAATCGATGCAGCGCCAGGCAGCCGCCCGCGACCCGCTCGACGATCCCTTGCCCCTTTAG
- a CDS encoding HNH endonuclease signature motif containing protein has product MTNGEIWRDIPSLPRVLASNEGRIMLVPYRGAMPRGGQRPYGGTPTFGVWNKADGRFIVTIGDRTYKVARLVAEAFHGGPPFEGAVVMHLDENAANNRADNLRWGTQQENLNAPGFLDYCRSRTGDQHPAAKARARSRP; this is encoded by the coding sequence ATGACCAATGGAGAAATCTGGAGAGATATTCCGTCCCTGCCTCGCGTTCTCGCCAGCAATGAGGGACGTATCATGCTGGTCCCTTATCGTGGCGCGATGCCGCGTGGTGGGCAGCGCCCCTATGGTGGAACGCCGACCTTTGGCGTTTGGAACAAGGCCGATGGGCGTTTTATCGTCACGATTGGCGACCGCACCTACAAGGTCGCCCGGCTGGTAGCCGAGGCATTCCATGGCGGCCCGCCCTTCGAGGGCGCCGTGGTCATGCACCTCGATGAGAACGCAGCCAATAATCGCGCTGACAATCTGCGCTGGGGCACGCAGCAGGAGAATCTCAACGCACCGGGATTCCTGGATTACTGCCGTTCGCGCACCGGAGACCAGCACCCCGCTGCCAAGGCCCGGGCGAGGTCGCGCCCATGA
- a CDS encoding ATP-dependent RecD-like DNA helicase yields the protein MSFIPSPQQAAAIAAIEDWFRRRTREQQVFRLFGYAGTGKTTITRHAIGELGLEPMDRTGGAGGVLYAAFTGKAALVMTRKGTPASTIHSLIYKVSEATPEEIERVTRELETLRKGLRSMGPAERSFAETQIRRLELRLADIHQPRFILNEQSLVRDADLIVLDEVSMVGAEMASDLLAFGKPILVLGDPGQLPPIKGDGAFTDADPDVMLTDIHRQAETSAIIRLATLARQSMPIPYGEHDDFVWKMRRSDIGPHQFLKGGQVICGRNATRLFLNTAMKQAAGFPYAYPRGLGEKIICLKNRHDLGLVNGMFLDLSDIRDESPLAFSASVRTEDGASVPGRQRFYKGHFDDHVAYDAERLRRDWRDMRGLVESVWGYAITCHKAQGSQWENVIVYDDGLGRTAEDRARWLYTAITRAEQGLVILD from the coding sequence ATGAGCTTCATCCCGTCTCCGCAGCAGGCGGCGGCAATCGCCGCGATCGAGGACTGGTTTCGGCGCCGCACGCGCGAACAGCAGGTGTTCCGCCTGTTCGGTTACGCAGGAACGGGCAAGACAACCATCACCCGCCATGCAATCGGCGAGCTCGGTCTCGAACCGATGGATCGCACGGGTGGCGCGGGCGGCGTGCTCTATGCCGCCTTCACCGGCAAGGCGGCCCTCGTGATGACCCGGAAGGGAACGCCGGCCTCGACGATTCATAGCCTGATCTACAAGGTCTCCGAGGCGACACCGGAAGAAATCGAGCGCGTCACCCGCGAGTTGGAGACGCTGCGCAAAGGCTTGCGCAGCATGGGACCGGCAGAGCGCTCCTTCGCCGAGACCCAGATCCGCCGCCTCGAGCTCCGGCTCGCCGATATCCATCAGCCCCGTTTCATTCTGAACGAGCAGTCGTTGGTCCGCGACGCCGACCTGATTGTGCTCGACGAAGTCTCCATGGTCGGCGCCGAGATGGCGAGCGATCTGCTTGCCTTCGGCAAACCGATCCTCGTGCTCGGCGACCCCGGCCAGTTGCCACCGATCAAGGGCGACGGCGCCTTCACAGACGCCGATCCCGACGTGATGCTGACCGATATCCATCGCCAGGCCGAGACCAGCGCGATCATCCGCCTCGCGACGCTCGCGCGGCAAAGCATGCCCATTCCCTACGGCGAGCACGACGACTTCGTCTGGAAGATGCGGCGCTCCGACATCGGCCCGCATCAATTTCTCAAGGGCGGTCAGGTGATCTGCGGCCGCAACGCGACGCGGCTCTTTCTGAACACCGCGATGAAACAGGCGGCCGGCTTTCCGTACGCTTACCCGCGCGGGCTCGGCGAGAAGATCATCTGCCTCAAGAACCGGCACGATCTCGGTCTCGTCAACGGCATGTTCCTCGACCTGTCGGACATCCGCGACGAAAGCCCGCTCGCCTTCAGCGCATCGGTGCGGACGGAGGACGGAGCGAGCGTTCCCGGCCGCCAGCGGTTCTACAAGGGGCATTTCGACGACCACGTCGCCTACGACGCCGAGCGCCTGCGCCGTGATTGGCGTGACATGCGGGGGCTTGTCGAGAGCGTCTGGGGCTACGCCATCACCTGCCACAAGGCCCAAGGGTCGCAGTGGGAGAACGTGATCGTCTACGACGACGGTCTTGGGCGGACCGCCGAGGACCGCGCCCGCTGGCTCTACACCGCCATCACGCGCGCGGAGCAAGGGCTGGTGATCCTTGATTGA